In Desulforhopalus sp., a single window of DNA contains:
- the cmk gene encoding (d)CMP kinase — MSEKIEIITIDGPSGVGKSTVSRKVAAATGFAYLDTGAMYRAVGWYLDRHAVALDNNKAIAAAMTTFVLELQPAADEMSDVGVFVNGENVSQIIRTPEMAMLASRVSALPIIRDILSEIQKAYGTKGRIVAEGRDTGTVIFPNAAYKFFLDAKPEERARRRVAQLARNGVTANLQEILALTRERDNNDQNRAVAPLKKADDAVLIDTTEINLETVVRKILEEVARKRGQ; from the coding sequence ATGTCTGAAAAAATAGAAATCATTACTATCGACGGCCCTTCCGGGGTTGGCAAATCGACAGTGAGCAGGAAGGTGGCAGCAGCAACGGGTTTTGCCTATCTGGACACCGGAGCGATGTACCGGGCGGTTGGCTGGTATCTGGATCGCCACGCCGTGGCTCTCGACAACAATAAGGCCATTGCCGCAGCTATGACAACCTTCGTCTTGGAGCTCCAGCCCGCGGCCGATGAGATGAGTGATGTCGGGGTCTTTGTTAATGGTGAAAATGTCAGTCAGATCATCCGCACGCCGGAAATGGCCATGCTCGCATCCCGGGTTTCCGCCTTGCCGATAATCAGGGACATTCTCTCCGAAATACAAAAGGCCTATGGAACCAAAGGCAGGATTGTTGCCGAAGGCAGGGATACCGGGACGGTCATTTTCCCGAACGCCGCATATAAGTTCTTCCTTGACGCAAAACCCGAGGAAAGGGCGAGAAGACGTGTCGCCCAGCTGGCCAGAAACGGTGTTACTGCAAATCTCCAGGAGATTTTGGCCCTGACTCGTGAGCGTGACAATAATGACCAAAACCGAGCCGTAGCCCCGCTGAAAAAGGCGGACGACGCTGTTTTGATCGACACGACAGAGATCAATCTTGAAACCGTGGTACGGAAAATTCTCGAAGAAGTCGCGAGAAAGAGGGGACAATAG
- a CDS encoding OmpA family protein, with the protein MNKRIITNLALSALMVSFVFLGAGCGKKTVIPPEGTGGDADGKNIKYPMAEGGFSQDNLPRVGTLDDKNAPLGSYADQQSDEFKRLHGRCSEGLFPIYFDFDQAGVRGDMESVVNRDAEYIKSHPGIRVTIEGNTDDRGTNEYNMALGERRALNVQKKLVILGIDARNLQTLSYGEERPLFIGQDENAYSGNRRVDLIAK; encoded by the coding sequence ATGAATAAAAGAATTATTACGAACCTCGCCCTGTCGGCACTTATGGTATCCTTTGTTTTCTTAGGCGCCGGTTGCGGCAAGAAAACAGTAATTCCACCGGAGGGTACCGGTGGCGATGCCGATGGCAAAAACATCAAATATCCCATGGCGGAGGGTGGCTTTTCCCAGGATAACCTGCCGCGGGTCGGCACCCTTGATGACAAAAACGCCCCTCTCGGCAGCTATGCCGATCAACAGTCCGATGAATTCAAGCGGTTACATGGACGCTGTTCCGAGGGCCTCTTCCCCATATACTTTGACTTCGATCAGGCTGGGGTTCGTGGGGATATGGAGTCGGTAGTGAACCGCGATGCTGAATATATCAAGTCTCATCCCGGTATCCGGGTGACCATTGAGGGCAATACCGATGACAGGGGTACCAACGAATACAACATGGCCTTGGGTGAGAGAAGGGCACTCAACGTGCAAAAGAAGCTCGTAATTCTGGGCATTGATGCACGCAATCTGCAGACCTTATCATATGGCGAGGAAAGACCGCTGTTCATTGGCCAGGATGAAAATGCCTACAGCGGCAACCGGCGTGTCGATCTGATAGCAAAGTAG